In the genome of Synchiropus splendidus isolate RoL2022-P1 chromosome 2, RoL_Sspl_1.0, whole genome shotgun sequence, the window TATTAATGGCACTGCTGGTCTGGGGATTACCCCATAAAATCAATGCATGGCAACTTTCTAAAAGTCTAAAATCTAAGAGTCTAAAATTGTGATTTAACATCCTGTTTTCTTGACATTAGAGTGTTGACAAAGATGATCAATTCAGATGGTCTGTTTTGTGATTCATCAACTGCAACAAGTTTACCTCCTAGAAATTCACAGGTGAAGCATTGGCACCATGAAACAGAATGTTTTGAGAACAGTAGACTTGACACCATgtatgatgtcatcaacattaCAAATATTAAGTAAAAGCAAAGTTGTGTTCATATATGCTATTAATCTCCGAATGTCCTTAATTTTGTCGTAGCAGTACGTGAGATGGAGATCAACAGTGGAATAACACTGGCGATACATCACAGATTTAATCAAGCATTTTTATTATAGCTTGGTATTGATTCAAATTTCCCAATGATTCACGATTCAATTCAATTTGGCTTTAAAAATAAGGCAGTAAATAGCAGAAAAACCCACTATTAAAAATACTGTTAACATTCTGGTTCAAACTTTGGACTATGCACAGGAAAATCAATTCAGGTCgatgaaacaatatttttatttatttcttttttaaaagccAGCCCTACTTTTTAATATGTGAAGGCAGGATGGATATGCAGAACATATGCATGTATGTGGAACATTTGGACGTTATGTACTTGATCAttatataatacatataatTATGATTATTTCTATTATGTGtgcgcatccatccatccatccatccatccatcctcattaCTTGAGGTATCAGTtgccgggtcgtgggggcagcagcttcagaaggttgtGCCAAAAGCCCATCTCcagggcaacatccaccagctcagaCTGGAGGATCCCGAGACGGAtacaatccctccacctggccctgggtcgacccctcgatCTCCTCACAGCTGGCCATGCCTGAAACGCCTCCAAAGAGAGGCAGCCAGGTGGCTTCCTCTTGAGAttcccaaaccacctcaacacggagaagcagcggttctactctgagtctctcccaagtgacagaactcTATCTCTAgtggagacgcctgccacccctcggagaaaactcatttcagcctctTGTACCCGGCTACAATGGTTGAAGTAGGTTTAGAAACCAAGACGACGGTTGAAAAGAAGAGGTTCAACTACTCTCCAGTAGTACATAATTTGATTTAtcttataataaaaaaataagacagTACAATAATCCATCTAAGAATGAATACTCTGGCAGCCTATAGAGACGTGATTCTGTCCTGGATGGACAGCTTCCGCTTTAGTAGTCAATATTTGAGTATTATAATCCATTTACGTACGATTTAGCTGCTGTTCTATTTGGGCTCTGGCTCAACAGTGAACCCCACCGCATGCATCTTGTTTGCCAGCTGATGGGCACTAATGAGGTGAACATGAGATTCACTTGCATCATGTTTATTTCCTTGCACACACTCCTACTCCCGGCATTAGGCCAATTCTCATCTGTGTCAGTTACGAAGAAGGGAGGATGGGGACGAGGGCGGATGAAAAATTGCTTACCAGACAACCTTTATGTGCAGTTGTGCATtagagtggtggtggtggcggcggTAGTGGTGGGGGCAGGCGGCTCGCTGCGCTgggcagaggagagaggagcaaATGTATTGCGGAGGGAGcaacggaggaggaggagggcctACAGCTATTGTTCATGTCCTCCCGTGAACAAAGGGCTCATCGGGGTCTGTATGTAAACCCACAGCGGGCTTCAACCCACTGACAAGGCCTCATGCGGGACAAAACACAGCCGAACGACTCCCGCAATTTGGCCGGTATTCCGACTCAGATTCGCGGTTTCAGCCGATTTTATTGATCCCGTTCCCCGGGACGTGTGTTGTTGGTACGTCGCGTCCAGCGGGCCTATCGGTTCTTACGCACGGAGCGTACACGGTCTGGATCTGTAAACATCAATCTTCTGCTTGGACTTCTTGGCAGGTAAACGGCTGCTTTTTCGCCCAAACGCGCACTTTCCCACCTCCGATACACGGGACCAAGCGGTCCGACTCGACATGCGATGCATTCCAATTCGAATATTGCCTTTATCCGCGTGAATTCTGGCTGAAAGGTGTTTTTTTGCGATACGCCGTTAGCAGGAATGCTAACAGATTACCAACTGCTAACGTTAGCTTCAACCGCGGAGCTCCGAACGACGTTGTTTTTCCTTCCCATCGCGGTTGTTTGTCGATCACAGTTGCGGTCTGTGGACATTATGTCGGTCCTCGTTTCCAATCGCTAATCTTGATGCAACTCCCATTGAAATAAACCGAGTTTATCTGCCTTGCCGTGCTAACTGCTAAGTGTTAGCGCTCCCCGCTATCCCTTCTAATTGCTTTTGTAGTTGCTGAGTGCGAATCCCTTTTTCTGTTATTGTTGAAAATAaaccttatttaaaataaaagtttcatCCCAAGCAAGTGGGGTCTTCTCACAGCTTCAATCGTggtcatattatatatatatatatgtataaatgtaTTGTAGGCGTCAATTGCGGACGGCAGATGTCCCGAACTGAAGCAAGTTATTTTACATTGAAGGAGACAATGTTGAGCCCGGCGGATCGCTGTCATCCTGTCTGATGTTCAAGTGTTTAAACGTGCAAGACACATTTGTACCGTTTGTGTGGCTTAAAGTCGGACTCATTTATTGCATGTTTAATGTGGATGTGTGGTGTTTGCTTGTAAGATGGGGAGCAACACGATTCCCAGTGGAGGAAGTGGAATCCAGCTGATGTGATTGTGACTACCCGTCATTAACCGCTAACAGGAGAGGAAAGGAGCTAATGGAGCTTTCAACAACTAATGGACACACAACCAttgattgtttatttatttagcagcCCATTTGTTTGCCTGGGTGGTTCCATAGAAGCACTGCCCGCCACtttactgagtgtttttgaTATAGAGTAAATAATTACTTGTAGCAAATTATCTTTGCAAAAGTATTTTTAACAGACATTACTTGGCAACTATTCGACAGTATGGGACAAATAATTTTGTCCATTTATCCTTGTTTGAATTTCTTCATAGAGATTTTACTTGTTTTCACGCCCCCTTTGGCCTGACAGGGGTCCATGACATAAATCAGTCTTTGTACACATGAATCTGTTACATGCTACTCTGTTTAATATGCAGAGACAAGACTAGACATTTATATTTTGGGGGGGTGGTGCTCAGCCGTGGTTATGGCCAGGGTCGTGACCTGGAGCCCGCCACGCCTGGATGACCTTTATAGAAGAGCTGGGCAATTAGACTAAAGTAGGGGGGTGGTGGTGGCTTGCGTGTAATGAAGAGGATtcacaagtgttttgtttttgactttggTTTATATTTTTTGAAAGGTAGATGTTAAAGAGATGTAGACGTCGTGCTGGTGTGGTGATTGTTTTTCCTTGGATGTACTCCAATCCATACTGGGTTTTTTTATGTTACGGTTTGATATGTGAAATAATATCAAGTGTTAAAACTGATGTGCAAATTTCCTTTATTTCTGAAGGCTGTTCCTCAAAGTCATTCAAGCTGTACTCTCCGAAGGAGCCCCCCAACGGTAGCACTTTCCCCCCCTTTCATCCCGGCACCATGCTGGACAGAGACGTTGggtaagttgtttttttaattaaaaaaaatatttttttatgttgttatgTTGACCTCTCATGGCAATTGTCTTGCTTGTGTCAATATAATGGATATAGCATTCATATAGATGCAAGTGTATATTGTGTATAAAGCTGAAAGATATGCGCTCGTATTTAATTCAGGGCTGtgagtttttttcttgtttgtttaataatCCTTGTATTTGGAAGCATTTCTGGATGTATTTCTTTCTTGCGTATTGTTGTGGTAGAGTGACACTAGATGTGGTAATTACCCCATTAAAGATATCTAAATCTGTGTCTGTTAGCAGTTTAATTTAGGGAAGTCTGGCCAGATAGGATTGTGGAATAatttataaaatacaaataaatataaaaataaagactgCTAAAAGATCATTCAGTGTTTTGGGTCACATGCTGCAGCATTTTCTTGGGAGGATGAATATGTTTGCAGATGTAAAAATAGTGAATTCTGAGTGGAAACATGGCTGCCATTGACAGTGTTTTACCCCGTCCCGTATTTTTTTCAGTACTGATTATTCCCAGTAAATTCTGCTTTTATTGTATACTAACAAATGTTGATTGTGGTTGCAAAGTGTTTTGACTGAATGTAAGTGAATTGACAGCTGTGCACCAAACTAGCAGCACTACATCTGGTTCAATCGCAGGTTCAAGCAGCAGGGATAATGGCGTAATATAATTTCTTCACTTAGTGGTTGTTGGTTTTGTCAGACTATGAAAGAAGTTGTGGGATCTGGAAATGCAACTAAAGCAGATTCTTTTAAACTGAAAGAATGTCTCATCTTGAAGTGGAATTTTTCACTTGTCCTGAGGCTTTATGGACCCGGTACATAAACATGCTGAGATGAAAGGCTGGAGTCAAGAGGGAAATAACAAGCCCTCCGTTCTTGGAAAGTTCAGAGATCAGTGAGAGGGTTTGCTTGAAGTCATCTGGTGCATCTGTTTGTAGTCTCTCCGCAGCTACCAGGTGTATGACTGGTTTCCTTCTTAGTATTAAGCAAAAAAGCAAATAGAATGTGCTATTAATAAAGCTTAGTCATGGGTACAAATGTTTGTCCAGGATCCTAGACATAAGGGCCAAATCAATCGTAGCGCCAAGGTTTGTTATTGAAATGATACTCACTTCAAATTTTTCTCATCTTTCAAATGGCAAATATGGATGTAGTTTTGTTGTATACACCACTATTTCAAAGACTTAGAGAATTTTGCTTTCCACAAAAAAGGCTTTTCTTCTCTTtgccatttaaagtttgaggtTAATGTCATACGATGGTAGGATCTAGTGGCTCTAGAGCAGGATCTAAATATGTCTCCTTTTTTACCTTCAGGCCAACCCCAATGTATCCCCCGACATACCTCGAGCCAGGCATCGGGTAAGGCTTATCTCCTCTGTCGACTTATTGAGtgattataaaatatataaattaaagCATAGTAGTCCTCAAAAGTGCTCATTTCTAATACTTGGATAGTTTTGTCCATCCGATCATGGTCGAAGCTTCCAGTTGACTTCCACTTTTTGAACCTTTCGTGTGTTTGCTACTGCAGGAGGCACACACCATATGGCAACCAGACAGACTACAGAATATTTGAACTCAACAAAAGGCTACAAAATTGGACAGAGGTTTGTGGAAAATCGTACATGCTCATAAAACTTGCACCACTCTGAATTCGACTTCTCTTTTCTGTAGGATTGCGACAACCTTTGGTGGGATGCTTTTACTACAGAATTCTTTGAAGATGATGCCATGTTGACCATTACATTCTGTCTGGAGGATGGACCCAAGCGTTACAGTAAGAGCTACTGCGACAGCTACTGTGATTTTTAATGTGACCTTATTTAACCATAAACACTTATTTTTTGTGCCTCTCCCCTCAGCAATTGGTCGGACGTTGATTCCGAGGTACTTTCGGAGTATATTCGAGGGCGGTGCCACTGAGCTTTACTATGTGCTGAAACATCCTAAGGAGTCATTCCACAACAATTTCGTGTCACTGGACTGTGATCAGTGCACAATGGTCACCCAGAATGGAAAACCAATGTTCACACAGGTATGTTCTTTAAACACGTTTACCCAGAATAACACACTTGGTAGGTCATGTGCTggaaatgagtttttttttttcctagttCAATTTATTGCACTTATATTAAGTGTTGGAACCAGAATAAcagcctttatttattttttaactcattattaaattaaaacattattcccattcataaatgtttttcttAGAACTCATAAATGTATGAAACTGTATGCACGTATAAATGTGACTGAATGTAAATTCTTTTATACGCGATGCATAAAAATACAAACCCTCATGGCACATCTTTGGAGGCGATATAGCGATGTCTGTGTAAATATATTACGAAGTGTGATGCTTGTGGAACCTGAAAGCCAGTGTTAATGAATATGTGGAAGTTAACGTTTCACATTCCCGCTCCCCCAATCTCTAGGTATGTGTCGAGGGTCGTTTGTACTTGGAGTTCATGTTTGACGACATGATGAGGATAAAAACGTGGCACTTCAGCATCAGGCAGCATCGTGAACTCATTCCCCGCAGTATACTGGCAATGCATGTAAGTGAAGTCAAGCTAGAAGACGATTTCATGCCTCTGGATCGAATGTCTTGTTGATCTCTGACTGCTGTGTTTTCAGGCCCAGGACCCGCAGATGTTGGACCAACTGTCTAAAAACATTACAAGATGTGGACTGTCGAACTCTACTCTAAACTACCTCCGTGTAAGTCAACAATGTCCTATTTCCCGCTACAATCATGATAACTTTAATTTATAAGTCATCGCTTCAGTGGACAAAGCTGAATTTGTTTAGTTAATCCACTCAATGTGACTGGCAAAGTATAAGTTGCCTCACTTTTCATTGTTATGGGCTTGTTGGATGTTGGTGTCAGTAATATTACCATAGGATTCGAAGATGCTTACGTTGACTGTACAAGAagctaaaatattaaaaatgaagaaaaataatgatcaatatgtttcaaatttaaatgttttatctcAATCAGTTTGATTGCattcatgttcttgtttgatcaAACCCTGATACAGAGAATGGACAGTTTACAGCATCTGAATCTCAAGATTCGGAGGAGAGCCATACAGACATGACCTCTCAGTGGCTTGTCACAGTCTTAATCGGATTTAGTAAAGAATTACTGTTCCAAAAGTATTGCCCCCGGTAGTCTCCTTATGATGTTACAGGGTATTACGTATCTAAATAACTTCATGTCTGTAGAAAGAGACCGAAAGAAAGAGCTGTCACTGGAAATAAAGTGTGAGAAATAAATTGCTGCATAGAGTTGCCCTGAGGCAACAGAGCACATTTTCGTGTTTCACTCTTGGCCTTTAAGAACAACATTTTTCCCCATAAAATAATGCTAGAAGGCACGTCTCTGTCCAAAACATTTTGATCAGAAACATATCAcctttataaatacatttgtatgGTCCCTCAACATTAGCAACAagctttttttagctttattATTTTGTAAGCAGCCACATTTATACAATTTTATACTGTTTTAATAATCTTAATTAATCGGTATATGACGTGTGTGAGTTGATGCATGTCTGATTGCGGTGTTGTAAATAGTAgttaaaaagcaaaacatttttttgtatgtgtatatgtattTCAGCATCTATATAAAGGgccattttcattttgtgtagGTTTTTGTTATGGAtaggatttattttttgtatttatttattttatattacatCTTTCTATTATCTTTATGTAACGAAAATGTTTGagtaacataataataataataataataatgagtaatAAATTGTAGAAACCACTTGTAAAGTTTTAAAGGCAAAATATGAATTACACAAAATGTGGTTTTTAGAACTATGTTGATGACACAACTGGTTGACACATGAAGCTGCCGAATTTAgctgtcatttaaagttgacTAGCCGTTGTAGTCCTACTGTTGGATGGACTGTCAATGCTTGTGGATCTCGGGTGGTTTAGCCCAAATGGTCTCTCCTGAGTATAACAGCAAAAGTAGAGCATTTGTTCACCAGCTGCACTTGCTACAAACGTGAAACCAACCAAGTTATCTGTTGTGATCGTGTTTCCTAACCATCGTCTGTTTGGTTGTGTTCCAGCTTTGTGTGATTCTGGAACCCATGCAGGAGCTGATGTCCAGACACAAGACGTACAGCCTCAGCCCCAGAGACTGCCTCAAAACCTGCCTCTTTCAGAAATGGCAGAGGATGGTGGCACCACCAGGTATGAGTGAAAACACTGCTCACGCGCCAAGCTCATTGGCAACCGATCTTAACGGACCTCTCTATTCAGCGGAGCCATCACGACAGGCCCCGAATAAAAGGCGGAAGCGCAAGATGTCAGGTGGCAGCACAATCAGCGGAGGGGGaaccaacaataacaacaacaagaagaagagtCCTGGCAGTGGCTTCCCTCTGTCCAGCCAAGTTCCTGTGAGTGGCTCTCAGTCAGCCCGTGAAGCTGTATTATTCTCgctagtttaaaaatgatggccTTTGCCAAGGATTGCTTTTATCTTGAtcattgaaatatatatgcTTCACGTTGATCCATGGCTTTGACATCCTTCACATTCGTCTTCACAGGATGTGATGGTAGTGGGAGAGCCCACTCTGATGGGTGGAGAGTTCGGCGACGAGGATGAACGTCTGATCACACGACTGGAGAACACGCAGTTCGATGCCGCCAACGGCATTGATGACGAGGACAGCTTCAATAACT includes:
- the LOC128753312 gene encoding LIM domain-binding protein 1 isoform X2: MKNCLPDNLYVQLCIRVVVVAAVVVGAGGSLRWAEERGANVLRREQRRRRRAYSYCSCPPVNKGLIGVCCSSKSFKLYSPKEPPNGSTFPPFHPGTMLDRDVGPTPMYPPTYLEPGIGRHTPYGNQTDYRIFELNKRLQNWTEDCDNLWWDAFTTEFFEDDAMLTITFCLEDGPKRYTIGRTLIPRYFRSIFEGGATELYYVLKHPKESFHNNFVSLDCDQCTMVTQNGKPMFTQVCVEGRLYLEFMFDDMMRIKTWHFSIRQHRELIPRSILAMHAQDPQMLDQLSKNITRCGLSNSTLNYLRLCVILEPMQELMSRHKTYSLSPRDCLKTCLFQKWQRMVAPPAEPSRQAPNKRRKRKMSGGSTISGGGTNNNNNKKKSPGSGFPLSSQVPDVMVVGEPTLMGGEFGDEDERLITRLENTQFDAANGIDDEDSFNNSPALGSNSPWNNKAPSSQESKSDNPTSQASQ
- the LOC128753312 gene encoding LIM domain-binding protein 1 isoform X3, with the protein product MPLSLTVWTWEISEWWRHEKRLSLELVLCDALQVVDKMAAPEQLNPEGGCSSKSFKLYSPKEPPNGSTFPPFHPGTMLDRDVGPTPMYPPTYLEPGIGRHTPYGNQTDYRIFELNKRLQNWTEDCDNLWWDAFTTEFFEDDAMLTITFCLEDGPKRYTIGRTLIPRYFRSIFEGGATELYYVLKHPKESFHNNFVSLDCDQCTMVTQNGKPMFTQVCVEGRLYLEFMFDDMMRIKTWHFSIRQHRELIPRSILAMHAQDPQMLDQLSKNITRCGLSNSTLNYLRLCVILEPMQELMSRHKTYSLSPRDCLKTCLFQKWQRMVAPPGMSENTAHAPSSLATDLNGPLYSAEPSRQAPNKRRKRKMSGGSTISGGGTNNNNNKKKSPGSGFPLSSQVPDVMVVGEPTLMGGEFGDEDERLITRLENTQFDAANGIDDEDSFNNSPALGSNSPWNNKAPSSQESKSDNPTSQASQ
- the LOC128753312 gene encoding LIM domain-binding protein 1 isoform X7, which produces MLDRDVGPTPMYPPTYLEPGIGRHTPYGNQTDYRIFELNKRLQNWTEDCDNLWWDAFTTEFFEDDAMLTITFCLEDGPKRYTIGRTLIPRYFRSIFEGGATELYYVLKHPKESFHNNFVSLDCDQCTMVTQNGKPMFTQVCVEGRLYLEFMFDDMMRIKTWHFSIRQHRELIPRSILAMHAQDPQMLDQLSKNITRCGLSNSTLNYLRLCVILEPMQELMSRHKTYSLSPRDCLKTCLFQKWQRMVAPPGMSENTAHAPSSLATDLNGPLYSAEPSRQAPNKRRKRKMSGGSTISGGGTNNNNNKKKSPGSGFPLSSQVPDVMVVGEPTLMGGEFGDEDERLITRLENTQFDAANGIDDEDSFNNSPALGSNSPWNNKAPSSQESKSDNPTSQASQ
- the LOC128753312 gene encoding LIM domain-binding protein 1 isoform X1 is translated as MHLVCQLMGTNEVNMRFTCIMFISLHTLLLPALGQFSSVSVTKKGGWGRGRMKNCLPDNLYVQLCIRVVVVAAVVVGAGGSLRWAEERGANVLRREQRRRRRAYSYCSCPPVNKGLIGVCCSSKSFKLYSPKEPPNGSTFPPFHPGTMLDRDVGPTPMYPPTYLEPGIGRHTPYGNQTDYRIFELNKRLQNWTEDCDNLWWDAFTTEFFEDDAMLTITFCLEDGPKRYTIGRTLIPRYFRSIFEGGATELYYVLKHPKESFHNNFVSLDCDQCTMVTQNGKPMFTQVCVEGRLYLEFMFDDMMRIKTWHFSIRQHRELIPRSILAMHAQDPQMLDQLSKNITRCGLSNSTLNYLRLCVILEPMQELMSRHKTYSLSPRDCLKTCLFQKWQRMVAPPGMSENTAHAPSSLATDLNGPLYSAEPSRQAPNKRRKRKMSGGSTISGGGTNNNNNKKKSPGSGFPLSSQVPDVMVVGEPTLMGGEFGDEDERLITRLENTQFDAANGIDDEDSFNNSPALGSNSPWNNKAPSSQESKSDNPTSQASQ
- the LOC128753312 gene encoding LIM domain-binding protein 1 isoform X5, giving the protein MSSREQRAHRGCSSKSFKLYSPKEPPNGSTFPPFHPGTMLDRDVGPTPMYPPTYLEPGIGRHTPYGNQTDYRIFELNKRLQNWTEDCDNLWWDAFTTEFFEDDAMLTITFCLEDGPKRYTIGRTLIPRYFRSIFEGGATELYYVLKHPKESFHNNFVSLDCDQCTMVTQNGKPMFTQVCVEGRLYLEFMFDDMMRIKTWHFSIRQHRELIPRSILAMHAQDPQMLDQLSKNITRCGLSNSTLNYLRLCVILEPMQELMSRHKTYSLSPRDCLKTCLFQKWQRMVAPPGMSENTAHAPSSLATDLNGPLYSAEPSRQAPNKRRKRKMSGGSTISGGGTNNNNNKKKSPGSGFPLSSQVPDVMVVGEPTLMGGEFGDEDERLITRLENTQFDAANGIDDEDSFNNSPALGSNSPWNNKAPSSQESKSDNPTSQASQ
- the LOC128753312 gene encoding LIM domain-binding protein 1 isoform X6, which translates into the protein MSVGGCACPGCSSKSFKLYSPKEPPNGSTFPPFHPGTMLDRDVGPTPMYPPTYLEPGIGRHTPYGNQTDYRIFELNKRLQNWTEDCDNLWWDAFTTEFFEDDAMLTITFCLEDGPKRYTIGRTLIPRYFRSIFEGGATELYYVLKHPKESFHNNFVSLDCDQCTMVTQNGKPMFTQVCVEGRLYLEFMFDDMMRIKTWHFSIRQHRELIPRSILAMHAQDPQMLDQLSKNITRCGLSNSTLNYLRLCVILEPMQELMSRHKTYSLSPRDCLKTCLFQKWQRMVAPPGMSENTAHAPSSLATDLNGPLYSAEPSRQAPNKRRKRKMSGGSTISGGGTNNNNNKKKSPGSGFPLSSQVPDVMVVGEPTLMGGEFGDEDERLITRLENTQFDAANGIDDEDSFNNSPALGSNSPWNNKAPSSQESKSDNPTSQASQ
- the LOC128753312 gene encoding LIM domain-binding protein 1 isoform X4 translates to MAAPEQLNPEGGCSSKSFKLYSPKEPPNGSTFPPFHPGTMLDRDVGPTPMYPPTYLEPGIGRHTPYGNQTDYRIFELNKRLQNWTEDCDNLWWDAFTTEFFEDDAMLTITFCLEDGPKRYTIGRTLIPRYFRSIFEGGATELYYVLKHPKESFHNNFVSLDCDQCTMVTQNGKPMFTQVCVEGRLYLEFMFDDMMRIKTWHFSIRQHRELIPRSILAMHAQDPQMLDQLSKNITRCGLSNSTLNYLRLCVILEPMQELMSRHKTYSLSPRDCLKTCLFQKWQRMVAPPAEPSRQAPNKRRKRKMSGGSTISGGGTNNNNNKKKSPGSGFPLSSQVPDVMVVGEPTLMGGEFGDEDERLITRLENTQFDAANGIDDEDSFNNSPALGSNSPWNNKAPSSQESKSDNPTSQASQ